A stretch of DNA from Hoeflea ulvae:
ATCAAAGGGGGAATGAAGATCAGGCAGGATCGCCGGATCCATCCCGAGAATGGCGAACACATCCTCGGCACTTGCCCGGATCGCGCGGGTCATCGGCGTCTGCGAGATCGCATCCGATGCGGCGACGCCGGTGAGCATCATGTTGAGGTAGTCCTTGGGCTCGACGACCTTGCGCAGCCGCGCCCAGTGCTCCGGCTCCTCCTGTTTCAGCCACAGCAGCCGGGCCAGAGGATCGAACGGCCCGAGCGTGTCGATCGCATCAGATCCCGATGCCGATATTTCAGAGCGTGTGCGATCGACGACCCCGGCGGCCCGGGAATCCTGAAACGTGATCGCGGGCCGGATGACATGGCCCATCCCGTCGAGAAAGACCTGGGTTCGTGTGAAGCCGCAGCCCGCCACGGCATCGATGCCGGCAAAGTCATGACCGCCGCCGGCAAGCTCGCGACACCCGTGCTCGAACGCACGCCACCAGTCCATCGGATCCACCTCATAGTGGTGATCGCCAATGGTGTGGATGTCGAGCGGAACACGGGTCTGTCCGAGAAAGGCCCCCGTTTCGTCGACGATCGCAAGTTTGAGGCTACTGCCACCCAGATCGAAGGCAAGCGTTCGTGCCATGTCCGCCTCCGCTTCGCTTTGTGTTGGTCAATGAACCCGGCTTGCTTCGCCGCTCAGAATATAGTGGGAAAGGGCATCGGCGGTCAGGTCGCCGCCCGTCAGGGTGATCTGGTTTTCGCCGATCCGCAGAATCGAGATCCGGTCGGCCACCGCCGCAATATCCTTCATCGCGTGGCTGATCAGGATGACGGTCTTGCCATTGGCCTTGAGCGAGCGAATGAGGCCGAGCACCTGTTCGGTCTCGCGAACCCCGAGCGCAGCCGTCGGTTCGTCCAGTATCACGACATTGGCGTTCCAGCGCAGCGCCCGGCAGATGGCGACGGCCTGCCGCTGTCCGCCCGACAGCGCATTGACCTTGCTGTTCATGTTGGTGATCGCCCCGTTGAGCTGGGACATGTATCCAACCGCCTCGCGCCGCATCCGGGCCTTGTCGAGAAGCCGAAGACCCAGCACGCTGCGGGTGAGCTCCGCCCCCATGAAGATGTTCTGGTAGATCGACATCTCCGGCGCGACGGCAAGATCCTGATGGATCGTGGCCAGCCCGGCCCGCAAGGACGCGCTGGGGGAATCGAAGCGTTTTGGTTCGCCATCAATCATGATCTCGCCCCGGTCCGGCTGTTCCACCCCGGCCAGTATCTTGATCAGGGTGGATTTGCCGGCTCCGTTGTCGCCGCAGATCGCGTGGATCTCGCCTTCATGCACATCAACGCTCACACCGCGCAGGGCTTCGACTGCGCCGTAGTTCTTGTAGATGTTGCGGGCCGAAATCTTGACCGGCATGGTGTCCTCGCGATCTGCTTTTTCAGTGCTGCCGGCCGTAGCCTACTTCAGGAACTCGTCAACATTGGACTTGTCGACCAGTGTCGCGGGAATGAAGAGATACGGACCAGGCACCAGCTCTTCCTTGGCTTTGCCCTCGACCGCGATCTGGTTCATCATCGTCACGGCCGACTTGGCCATGTTCTCGAACGGGATCGCAATGGTTGCTGTCATCATCGATTCGGGATCCTTGATCCGGCGATAGACTTCCTGTCCGCCGTCGATGGAAACCAGCGATACGTCGCCCTTGTTCAATCCGCTCTCCTTGAGCAGATCGTCTATGATCAGCGCCTGGCCGTCAAAGGACGCCCACACACCGTCGAAATTCCCGGCGTTCTGCAGGATCAATGCGCTCATGCCGTTGCGGACATCGTCCTGCCAGCTCTTGGTACGGGCCATGGAATGCTCGCCGACAATCTTGACCGTCGGGTTTTCCACCAGAACGGCGTCGAGAATGCTGCCGCGAATGCGCGCACCGGTGTTGGATTCAAACCGCTGCAGAAGCACATTGCCTTCGTAATTGATGGTGCCCAGCAGATAGATCGCCGCCTCGGCTGCCATGATGTATTCGTTCGGCGTGACATCGAACAGCGTATGCGGGCTTGCTCCGCTCGAGATGGTGATGACCGGGATGCCGGCACTCTTGGCAGCTTCGAACTGCGCGTCGAACTGAACCGGTTTCGACATGCACAGGATCAGGCCGTCGACACCTTTCTGGATGAGGTTGTCGAGCTGCGAGGCATGGGTCTCGAGCGCCCCGTTGGAATTGAGAACCTGGGCTTCCCAACCCAGCTTGGCGGCTTCCTCGCCCACCGTGTTGGCGCAGCGCGCCTGGGTTTCCGCCGACATCTGGAATGCCACGACGCCGAGTTCGAAGGCGGACGCCTGTCCGGCGCCCAGTGTGACGCCGGCAATGCCGGCGGCTGCGATGAGTGTCTTCCACGTTTTCATTCTTATTCTCCCCTTGTTGATTACAGAGCGAATGCGGCTCTCTTCAGAACCGAGGCCGAAACAGCGACCGATACGATGATGATGATGCCGAGCATGATGTCCTGGATGTAATATTGCGCACCCAGCAGAATCAGGCCGTTGGACAGGCAGACGATGATCAGCGCGCCGACGAAGGTGCCCAGTATGTTGGGTTTGGCGGGCGTGAACATGGTCATGCCGAGAAGGGTGGCGGCAATGCCGTTGAGCAGGAAGTCTCCGGCCATCTGGGGTGCTGCCGAGGACAGGTTGGCGACGAGAAACACCGCTGTCAGCCCGGCGGCGAGCCCGGACAGGGTCAGCCCGAGGATCTTGCAATTGCGGGTGTTGATCCCCGACCGGCGGGCGGCTTCCTCGTTCTCGCCGGTGGCCTGCAGATGCACGCCTGTCCGCGTCTGGGTCGACAGGATGAGGGCAATGAAGAACAGGACCACCGTGATGAGAATGATCACCGGCACAGGCCCGATCTTGCCGCGGCCCAGGAACAGGAAGTTCGGATCCCAGCGCCCGACAAAGGCCACGCCGCCGGTGATCATGAACGCCAGCCCGTTGGCCACCGACGCCGTGCCGAGCGTGGAGATCAGCGAAGGCACCTTCAGGACGGTGACCAGCAAGCCGTTGAGCAAGCCCGCGGCAATGCCCACACCGATGCCCGCAGCCACGGCCGCCGGCCAGGCGGTATCCGTCGAGATCAGGCTGCCGATCACCACCGCCGCCAGACTGCAGACATTGGCAAAGGACAGATCGAGCTCGGAGGTGATCAGCGCGAAGGTGAAGCCGATGGCAAGGATCGACAGGAAGCTGACCTGCTTGAGCACATTGAGAAGATTGGCCGTCGAGGCGAAATTGTTCGCGAAGATCAGCAGAAACACGAACAATGTGATGCCGGCAACAAAGGTCCCGTAGACTTCGATGAATGACTTGAGGCTCACACCGGCCGCCTTTCCTGAGCGGCGGCGCCTTTTATCAAGGCTTCCTTCCTGCTCAACATGGTCATCCCAGGCACTCCGGCGGACAGGCCTTGTCCCAAAACGGTGATGTCGCGCGGCCCAGATCATGATCGCGATATCCGTCCGGCGCCGGACTGACATCGCCCCACCATCCATGGGCGCAGACCGATCGCCAGGCCATCTGGTCCTCGAGCGTGCGGTCTTCGGTGTCGTGCACGGCCTTGAGCTTGAGCCAGGCTGCGCGCACCGCCTGGTCGGCGACGTCCGAGGGCTCCATGCAATAGTCATAGAACGCACCGGTCAGAGCTTCCATCTCCGCTGCAATTTCGGGCCAGTCGCCGCGTTGCAGGTGCCATGCGCCCAGCCAGTCCGCAACCACGGCCTCGACGGCCTTGTCCTTGCCCAGAGGCGCGAACTTCCGGGTGGTCAGCAACATGTGCCGCACCAGTTCGGCAGCCGCGTGATCCCTCCGCGCAGTCCGTGCCGCCGTCTTCATCTCGTCGATGGCGCGGTCTGCATTTTGTGAGAAGTCGTCGAGCATATGGGTCATGACAGGGCTTCCATTGGCCTTGAAGGTGTTGCGTCAAGCGAGCGGACACTTTGTGCAATGCGCGCGAACATGGCGTCTGCATCCACCGTTTCGATGACATGTGCATTGGCTGGCTCGCCGCTGCGCCCCCACCAGTCAATGGTCGAACGGCCGACGGTCGGCCCTTCCGCGGTTTCAATTGCAACATTGCAATCGCGCCCCTGGAACAGCTCCGGCCACAGCAGCCAGGCGATGACGCAGGGATCATGCATCGGATGTCCGTCATTGCCACCCAGCGAGGCGCCGCCGGGACGCTCGCGCTTGAGCATCGACACGATCGGACCGCCGACGACGCCTTGGGCATCGAAATCCTTGAGACGAGCCGGGGTGGCGACGGCCTGATAGGTGGCGCTCAGCGGAAAGAGCGTGATCGGCAGGCCGGCCTGAAAGACCACTGCGGCGGCATGGGGATCAACAAAGAAGTTGAACTCGGCTGCTGCCGTGATGTTGCCGAGATCGCGGGCGCCGCCCATGATCACGATCCGGTCGATCTTCGCCTTGATGTCTGGAGCCTGAAGCAGCGCGAGTGCGATATTTGTAAGAGGCCCCAGCGCACACAGCGTCATGGTGGTGGGGCTCGCGCGCAATGTCTCGATCAGGAAGGTGACAGCATGCTCGGCTCGGGCAGCTTGCCGCGGCGGCGCCAGCTCCATGCCGGCCAGTCCGTCCGTTCCGCAAATGAATTCCGCCGTGTGCAACGGCCGCA
This window harbors:
- a CDS encoding ATP-binding cassette domain-containing protein, with translation MPVKISARNIYKNYGAVEALRGVSVDVHEGEIHAICGDNGAGKSTLIKILAGVEQPDRGEIMIDGEPKRFDSPSASLRAGLATIHQDLAVAPEMSIYQNIFMGAELTRSVLGLRLLDKARMRREAVGYMSQLNGAITNMNSKVNALSGGQRQAVAICRALRWNANVVILDEPTAALGVRETEQVLGLIRSLKANGKTVILISHAMKDIAAVADRISILRIGENQITLTGGDLTADALSHYILSGEASRVH
- a CDS encoding sugar ABC transporter substrate-binding protein, whose translation is MKTWKTLIAAAGIAGVTLGAGQASAFELGVVAFQMSAETQARCANTVGEEAAKLGWEAQVLNSNGALETHASQLDNLIQKGVDGLILCMSKPVQFDAQFEAAKSAGIPVITISSGASPHTLFDVTPNEYIMAAEAAIYLLGTINYEGNVLLQRFESNTGARIRGSILDAVLVENPTVKIVGEHSMARTKSWQDDVRNGMSALILQNAGNFDGVWASFDGQALIIDDLLKESGLNKGDVSLVSIDGGQEVYRRIKDPESMMTATIAIPFENMAKSAVTMMNQIAVEGKAKEELVPGPYLFIPATLVDKSNVDEFLK
- a CDS encoding ABC transporter permease is translated as MSLKSFIEVYGTFVAGITLFVFLLIFANNFASTANLLNVLKQVSFLSILAIGFTFALITSELDLSFANVCSLAAVVIGSLISTDTAWPAAVAAGIGVGIAAGLLNGLLVTVLKVPSLISTLGTASVANGLAFMITGGVAFVGRWDPNFLFLGRGKIGPVPVIILITVVLFFIALILSTQTRTGVHLQATGENEEAARRSGINTRNCKILGLTLSGLAAGLTAVFLVANLSSAAPQMAGDFLLNGIAATLLGMTMFTPAKPNILGTFVGALIIVCLSNGLILLGAQYYIQDIMLGIIIIVSVAVSASVLKRAAFAL
- a CDS encoding nucleoside hydrolase is translated as MSTRVIIDTDPGQDDALAVLLALSADAELEVAGITTVAGNVGIAQTTMNALRICQLAGRSDLGVYSGCAQPILRPLHTAEFICGTDGLAGMELAPPRQAARAEHAVTFLIETLRASPTTMTLCALGPLTNIALALLQAPDIKAKIDRIVIMGGARDLGNITAAAEFNFFVDPHAAAVVFQAGLPITLFPLSATYQAVATPARLKDFDAQGVVGGPIVSMLKRERPGGASLGGNDGHPMHDPCVIAWLLWPELFQGRDCNVAIETAEGPTVGRSTIDWWGRSGEPANAHVIETVDADAMFARIAQSVRSLDATPSRPMEALS